One window from the genome of Tachypleus tridentatus isolate NWPU-2018 chromosome 11, ASM421037v1, whole genome shotgun sequence encodes:
- the LOC143232062 gene encoding cerebellar degeneration-related protein 2-like isoform X2: protein MASFFEPVIPYDSVYFWPMNGEKDDLQLAAELGKTLLERNQELENNVRHQRLIITEKSKEIELLTKQASALREVNDSRLKIYEQLESSIADLERTNQRQQTESSEDKKRIRSLCNSIETLEKKCEELQELADELKKTSIHQSKRESHHTLKEGHEAGLKKNLRRVLSLDSGFHDDAFSKHEDIHADQEVIKLRASASKLKCQLAREQQEKLDLQTEIEILIQENLHLQYQLQLLQEEVKSSLYIDLQTEVANRNDNCPDCQFTLPVIGGKEINENLDCDVEAEEGAEIGECTLVQLRNGVLAYGSQESLLPLSCAMESKIHSNNIHKGVSLLSELDAQYRDLIEKYESMLSSHRYSLEEPNAQNSDIEDSGSANKLDDETSNNCKLYAKQPRNQLAATLHWSSTLPGFSGAKSGIEELSEVGDSSLSSGFSESSERGMIDQQVQTEYLYEAAREETTFLKTLDFSSSSNCLNGHFSHSPPEYKLLFKEIFDVLKKSLHSDPEANKQLSLTPSLEKDIHVSTEQPKINRPSPTKVSFISPSKSNAVGFNRPDLSAENKILKNKPVDGKFSRQMELTDNLNKKSPGCKVSRKSALLSVQDVFLPKQFSHPAFKAKFAENLTYADVLKRGRHICKTGTYRNKDKP, encoded by the exons CTGTTAACAAAACAGGCATCAGCTCTTCGTGAAGTGAATGATTCTCGGTTGAAGATATATGAGCAGTTAGAAAGTAGCATTGCCGATCTAGAACGGACCAATCAGCGGCAGCAGACAGAATCATCAGAAGACAAGAAGAGAATTAGAAG tCTCTGTAACAGTATTGAAACTCTAGAAAAGAAATGTGAAGAACTTCAGGAACTAGCAgatgaattaaagaaaacatcAATTCATCAATCAAAAAGAGAGAGCCATCACACTTTGAAAGAGGGCCATGAAGCAGGTTTGAAAAAAAACCTAAGGAGAGTCCTAAGTCTAGACAGTGGTTTTCATGATGATGCATTCTCCAAACATGAG GATATTCATGCTGATCAAGAGGTGATAAAGCTTCGAGCATCAGCTTCCAAACTGAAATGTCAGTTGGCCAGAGAGCAGCAAGAAAAGTTGGATCTGCAAACTGAaattgaaatactgatacaa GAGAATCTTCATCTACAATATCAACTACAGCTTCTTCAGGAAGAAGTAAAATCCAGCTTATATATTGATTTACAGACAGAAGTTGCTAATAG aAATGACAACTGCCCAGATTGCCAATTTACACTTCCAGTCATTGGTGGGaaagaaattaatgaaaacttggaCTGTGATGTAGAAGCTGAAGAAGGTGCTGAGATTGGAGAGTGTACTCTAGTTCAGTTGAGAAATGGTGTTTTGGCTTATGGTAGTCAAGAATCTCTGCTACCACTTTCTTGTGCAATGGAATCTAAAATTCACAGTAATAATATTCACAAAGGTGTGTCTCTTTTGAGTGAATTGGATGCTCAGTACAGGGACCTcattgaaaaatatgaaagtatGTTAAGCTCTCACAGGTATAGTCTTGAAGAACCAAATGCCCAAAATTCTGACATAGAAGATTCAGGGAGTGCCAATAAACTTGATGATGAAACAAGCAACAATTGTAAGCTTTATGCCAAACAACCAAGGAACCAATTGGCTGCTACATTGCATTGGTCTTCAACTTTACCAGGGTTCTCAGGAGCCAAGTCGGGCATTGAAGAATTGTCAGAAGTTGGAGATTCTTCTCTCTCATCTGGGTTTTCTGAGAGTTCAGAACGTGGAATGATTGATCAACAAGTTCAAACTGAATACTTGTATGAAGCTGCAAGAGAAGAAACTACTTTTCTGAAAACCTTAGACTTCTCTTCATCATCTAATTGTTTAAATGGTCACTTCAGTCATAGTCCTCCTGAGTACAAGCTCTTATTTAAGGAAATATTTGATGTTTTGAAGAAGTCCCTTCATTCAGACCCAGAAGCTAACAAACAACTATCTCTAACTCCTTCATTGGAGAAAGACATCCATGTATCAACTGAACAGCCAAAAATTAACAGGCCTTCTCCAACCAAGGTTTCTTTTATCTCGCCATCAAAATCTAATGCTGTTGGTTTTAATAGGCCTGATCTTTCTGCagagaataaaattttaaaaaataaacctgtGGATGGCAAGTTTTCTAGACAGATGGAACTTACTGATAATCTGAATAAGAAATCACCTGGATGTAAGGTGTCCAGAAAATCTGCTTTGTTGTCTGTTCAAGATGTTTTTCTTCCAAAGCAATTTTCACATCCAGCATTCAAGGCTAAGTTTGCTGAAAATCTGACCTATGCAGATGTTTTAAAGAGGGGACGGCACATTTGTAAAACAGGAACTTACCGTAACAAAGACAAACCATAG